A part of Caretta caretta isolate rCarCar2 chromosome 1, rCarCar1.hap1, whole genome shotgun sequence genomic DNA contains:
- the RXFP2 gene encoding LOW QUALITY PROTEIN: relaxin receptor 2 (The sequence of the model RefSeq protein was modified relative to this genomic sequence to represent the inferred CDS: inserted 1 base in 1 codon), which yields MSCSTWHRDLETIEIPNINSRMFQPLRNLSYIYFKKFWYCSYALLVQICTPLTDVXSSFENLLANNVLRVFIWVTACVTCFGNPFVIGMSSFIRAENKKHTTSIKMLCCADCLKGVYLFSIGVSDIKYRGQYKNCVVLWMEGLPCHNMGFLDMFSTEVSVLLTYLTLEKYLVIVFPFSNIPPGKHQTIIILVSIWFIGFVIAIIPFWDEDFFGKYYGKNGVCFPLYSDQTEEIGGKGYSLGIFLGVNLLAFIIIVFSYVSMFYSIQKTALQTSEVRNNIHMDAAVANQYFFIVFTDSIYWIPVFVIKILSLYQVEIPGTVTSWIVIFILPINSALNPILYILTTTFFKEKLKQLLQKHRRRSVFKNDSKSLPTSIVWTDDSLIHASSLGLDLDF from the exons ATGTCGTGCTCTACCTGGCACAG AGACCTGGAAACTATAGAGATTCCAAATATAAATTCAAGAATGTTTCAGCCCCTGAGGAATCTTTCCTACAT CTATTTCAAAAAGTTTTGGTATTGTTCCTATGCACTCCTCGTGCAAATATGCACACCATTAACAGATG AATCATCATTTGAGAACCTCTTGGCTAATAATGTTCTTCGAGTATTTATCTGGGTCACAGCTTGTGTTACCTGTTTTGGAAATCCTTTTGTCATTGGAATGAGTTCATTTATCAGAGCTGAAAACAAGAAGCACACCACGTCTATCAAAATGTTGTGTT GTGCTGATTGTCTGAAGGGTGTGTACTTGTTCTCCATTGGAGTCTCTGACATTAAATATCGTGGACAATATAAAAACTGTGTTGTACTGTGGATGGAGGGCTTACCATGTCATAACATGGGTTTCCTGGACATGTTTTCTACAGAGGTCTCTGTCTTGTTGACATATCTGACTTTGGAAAAATATTTAGTAATTGTCTTTCCCTTCAGTAATATCCCACCAGGAAAGCATCAGACAATAATAATCCTTGTATCCATATGGTTTATTGGATTTGTAATAGCAATAATTCCATTTTGGGATGAGGATTTTTTTGGAAAGTATTATGGAAAAAATGGAGTTTGTTTCCCACTTTATTCTGATCAAACAGAAGAAATTGGAGGCAAGGGGTATTCTCTTGGGATTTTTCTTG GTGTGAACCTACTAGCATTCATCATAATAGTGTTTTCATATGTCAGTATGTTTTATTCCATTCAAAAAACTGCCCTTCAGACATCAGAAGTAAGAAACAACATTCACATGGATGCTGCTGTTGCCAATCAATATTTTTTTATAGTATTCACTGACTCCATCTACTGGATTCCCGTCTTTGTTATAAAAATCCTCTCCCTATACCAGGTGGAAATTCCAG GCACTGTCACTTCCTGGATAGTGATATTTATTCTGCCAATAAACAGTGCCTTGAACCCAATTCTCTACATTCTCACCACCACTTTCTTTAAGGAGAAGTTAAAGCAGTTACTGCAGAAACATCGAAGGAGGTCGGTTTTCAAAAATGACAGCAAAAGCTTGCCTACTTCAATAGTATGGACAGATGATTCCTTAATTCATGCCTCCTCTCTTGGATTAGACTtggatttttaa